In Roseicyclus marinus, the genomic window GCCTGTCTCGTCCCGGATCAGGCGGTGGTGGTGGTAGCTGGGCGTGGGCAGGTCGAGGAGGCGCTGGAGAAGCGCATGGATGCGCGTCGCCTCGAACAGGTCCGCGCCGCGCGTCACATCGGTGATGTGCTGCGCCGCATCGTCCAGCACGACCGAGAGGTGGTAGGAGGTGCCGAAATCGCGCCGGGCGAGCACGATGTCACCGATGCCGCCCAGGTAGTTTTCGGGCGCGGTAAAGATCGTGCCGGCGTGATCCGGGCCGGTTTCGGTGAAACGGGGCGCGGTCGGGCCTATGGCGGCGAGGGCCGCGCCCATGTCGAGGCGCAGATGGGCGTCGCGGGGGCGGGGCCCCTTGCGCGGGCGATTGCGGCAGGTGCCGGGATAGACCGGGCCATCGGGGCCGATGGGGGGGGCGGAGCCTTCTTGCGGGGCGGTGAGCGCTTCGGCGATGTCGCGTCTTGTGCAGCTGCAGGGATAAAGGAGGCCGCGCGCCCAGAGCGCATCAAGCGCCGCCTCATAGCTGTCGCGTCGGTCCGATTGGCGGATCGGGGGTTCGTCCCATGTCAGGCCGAGCCAGCTGAGATCCTCGAAGATCAGCGCCTCCCATTCGGGTTTGGCGCGGTCGCGGTCGATATCCTCGATCCGGAGGAGGAACTGGCCCTGTGCTGCCCGCGCCATGTCATGGGCGAGGATCGCGGAATAGGCATGGCCGAGATGCAGGGGGCCTGTGGGGGATGGGGCAAAGCGTGTTCGGAACGTCATTTCGGAACAATCACTTTCGCCCCGATCCTCATGCAGCGGAGGAGGAGGGTTTCGCCTCGGCCTCGCGCCCGAGCCACGCGGTCCATGCCGCCTTGGCGCGGTCGGTATAGGCCTTGTAGCGGTCCTTGCGGCCACGCCGCCCGGCTTTCAGCCCCTCGACCGGGGGGAAAAGGCCGAAATTCACGTTCATCGGCTGGAAGGTCTTGGCCTCGGCCCCGCCGGTGATGTGATGGACCAGCGCGCCCATGGCCGTTTCCTGCGGCACGGGGGGCAGCGTTTCGCCCTTGAGCTCGGCGGCGGCCAGACGGCCCGCAAGCAGGCCCATGGCGGCGGATTCGACATAGCCCTCCACCCCGGTGATCTGGCCTGCGAAGCGGATATTGGGCCGCGAGCGCAGGCGCATCTGGTCATCGAGCAGGGTTGGCGAATTGATGAAGGTGTTGCGGTGGATGCCGCCAAGCCGCGCGAAACTGGCGTCCTGAAGTCCGGGAATCATCTTGAAAACAGAGGTTTGCGCGCCGTACTTCATCTTGGTCTGGAAGCCCACGATATTGTAGAGCGTGCCCAGCGCATTGTCGCGGCGCAGTTGCACCACGGCCCAGGGCTTGACCGTCGGGTTGTGCGGATTGGTCAGGCCCACGGGTTTCATCGGCCCATGGCGCAGCGTTTCGCGGCCGCGTTCGGCCATGACCTCGATCGGCAGGCAGCCGTCGAAATAGCCGGCGGTTTCGCCCTCGTGGAACTCGGTCTTGTCGGCGGCGAGAAGCGCGTCGATGAAAGCCTCGTAGTCGTCGCGGGTCATCGGGCAGTTGATATAGGCGCGCTGTTCCTCGAGCGTTTCGCCCTTGTCGTAGCGCGATTGTTCCCACGCGATGCTCATGTCGATCGTGTCGGCATAGACGATGGGGGCAATGGCGTCGAAAAAGGCCAGTGCATCCTGGCCCGTTTCGGCGGCGATGGCATTGGCGAGCGCGCCGGAGGTCAGGGGACCCGTGGCGATGATCGTGGGGCCGTCGGGCAGGGCGGTGATTTCCTCGCCCACGATCGTGATGTTGGGATGGGCGCGGAGTTTCGCGGTCACGGCCTCGGCGAAAGGATCGCGGTCGACGGCCAGCGCGCCGCCTGCGGGCAGGCGATGGGCATAGGCCGTGTCCATGATGATCGAGCCTGCATTCCGCATTTCCCAATGCAGAAGGCCCACGGCATTCTGTTCGTGGTCATCCGAGCGGAAGGAATTGGAACAGACCATTTCCGCCAGCGACCCGGTGCGATGGGCAAAGGTGCCGACCGTGGGGCGCATTTCGTGCAAGACGACGGGGATGCCGGCATTGGCCGCCTGCCAGGCGGCTTCGGACCCGGCCATGCCGCCGCCGATGATATGGAGCGTTTTGGACATGGCCGAGATCTAGGCGTTTTGGCCGGACAAGGAAAGGGGCGGCGGGGCCGCCCCGATCGCCGGTCTTATGCCTTGTCGAGCGCGTAGCGGCCCGGGCCGTGGAGGGCGAACATCAAGACGCCGCCCGCAATGGCGAGGTTCTTGAGGAACATGGCCATCTGCATCTGGTCGGCAGGCGCGAAATGGTAGAGCAGGCCCGCGACGATGGAGAAGGCCGCGATCAGGAGCGCCACGATCCGGGTCTGGTAGCCCACGATCAGAAGAACGCCCACGACGATTTCGAAGATGACGGCGGGCCAAGCCAGCACGGCAGGCAGACCGCCCGAGGCGAGATAGCCCGAAAAGCCCTGCACATCGCCGAGCTTGCCCAGGCCCGCCAGCAAGAACAGAAGGCCGATCAGAACGCGGCCCACGAGCGGGCCGAAGGTGGTAAGTGCTTGCATCGTTTGGTTTCCTATCCCTGAACGCGAAAGCGGCACGCAGGTTTGCGCGTCGATGCGGCACAGATACAGGAGGTAGGCGTGCACAGAAATGCGAGGTTTCGCATAAGCGCTGTGCGCTGGCGCAGGGTGGGCGGGAGGCTTGGCACCTCCCGCCGCCTGTCATTCGGCGCCGGTGTCTGGGGTGATGTCGGGGGCGGTGTCGGTCTCGCCCTCGGTCTCGCCCTGATCGGCGATCCAGGCGACGCTCACCACTTCCTCACCCTTGCCGGTGTTGAAGACCTTGACCCCGCCCGCGCTGCGCGAGCGGAAGGAGATGCCATCGACGGGCACGCGGATCGATTGGCCGGTGGAGGTGGCGAGCATGATCTGGTCGCCCATTTCCACCGGGAAGGAGGCGACAAGCGCGCCGCCGCGCATCGCCTTGTCCATGGCCATGACGCCCTGACCGCCGCGCCCGCGCACGGGATAATCGTGGCTGGAGCTGAGCTTGCCCGACCCGCCCGCCGTGATGGTCAGGATCAGATCCTCGGCCGCCGACATCTCGGCGTAGCGTTCGGGGGAAAGCTGCCCCTCGGCCACGTTTTCTTCGTCTTCGTCGAGTTCGATCTCTTCTTCGGGCGTGCCGGCCATCAGGCGGCGCTGCTTGAGATAGGCGGCGCGTTCCTGCGCCTCGGCATCGAAATGGCGGATCACGGCCATGGAGACCACGCGGTCACCCGAGGCGAGGCGGATACCGCGCACGCCGGTCGAATCGCGGCCCTTGAAGACGCGGACATCGGTGGTGGGGAAGCGGATCGCCCGGCCCAAGGCGGTGACGAGCATCACGTCATCGCTTTCGGAGCAGATGCGCGCATTCACGAGGCTGACCGAGCCATCCTCGGGCAATTTCATCGCGATCTTGCCGTTGCGCATGACATTGGTGAAATCCGACAGCGCGTTGCGGCGCACCTCGCCCTCGCTTGTCGCAAAGACGATCTGCAATTCGTCCCAATGCGCCTCGTCCCGGTCGACGGGCATGACGGCGGCGATGCCGGTGCCGATCTCGATGGGCAGGATGTTGACGATGGCCTTGCCGCGCGAGGCGCGGGAGCCCAAGGGCAGGCGCCATGTCTTGAGCTTGTAGACCATGCCGCTGGTGGTGAAGACCAGAAGCGGCGTGTGGGTATTGGCCACGAAGAGCGAGGTGACGACATCGTCATCCTTGAGCGCGCCGCCCGAAAGCCCCTTGCCGCCGCGTTTCTGGGCGCGGAATTCGGCCAGTGGCGTGCGCTTGATATAGCCGCCCTGCGTGATCGTGACGACCATATCCTCGCGTTCGATCAGATCCTCGTCATCCATGTCGCCGGACCATTCGGTGATCTCGGTCC contains:
- the trmFO gene encoding methylenetetrahydrofolate--tRNA-(uracil(54)-C(5))-methyltransferase (FADH(2)-oxidizing) TrmFO; translation: MSKTLHIIGGGMAGSEAAWQAANAGIPVVLHEMRPTVGTFAHRTGSLAEMVCSNSFRSDDHEQNAVGLLHWEMRNAGSIIMDTAYAHRLPAGGALAVDRDPFAEAVTAKLRAHPNITIVGEEITALPDGPTIIATGPLTSGALANAIAAETGQDALAFFDAIAPIVYADTIDMSIAWEQSRYDKGETLEEQRAYINCPMTRDDYEAFIDALLAADKTEFHEGETAGYFDGCLPIEVMAERGRETLRHGPMKPVGLTNPHNPTVKPWAVVQLRRDNALGTLYNIVGFQTKMKYGAQTSVFKMIPGLQDASFARLGGIHRNTFINSPTLLDDQMRLRSRPNIRFAGQITGVEGYVESAAMGLLAGRLAAAELKGETLPPVPQETAMGALVHHITGGAEAKTFQPMNVNFGLFPPVEGLKAGRRGRKDRYKAYTDRAKAAWTAWLGREAEAKPSSSAA
- the gluQRS gene encoding tRNA glutamyl-Q(34) synthetase GluQRS codes for the protein MTFRTRFAPSPTGPLHLGHAYSAILAHDMARAAQGQFLLRIEDIDRDRAKPEWEALIFEDLSWLGLTWDEPPIRQSDRRDSYEAALDALWARGLLYPCSCTRRDIAEALTAPQEGSAPPIGPDGPVYPGTCRNRPRKGPRPRDAHLRLDMGAALAAIGPTAPRFTETGPDHAGTIFTAPENYLGGIGDIVLARRDFGTSYHLSVVLDDAAQHITDVTRGADLFEATRIHALLQRLLDLPTPSYHHHRLIRDETGKRLAKRDDARAIRLYRAEGVTPEDIRRRIGL
- a CDS encoding DoxX family protein, whose amino-acid sequence is MQALTTFGPLVGRVLIGLLFLLAGLGKLGDVQGFSGYLASGGLPAVLAWPAVIFEIVVGVLLIVGYQTRIVALLIAAFSIVAGLLYHFAPADQMQMAMFLKNLAIAGGVLMFALHGPGRYALDKA